One Brachyspira suanatina DNA segment encodes these proteins:
- a CDS encoding lytic transglycosylase domain-containing protein, which yields MIESVQRIHARIGEIQDTFNKLGFAPINTQLPTKPFAEHLNEAMAENNTENKINNIDGSIINDTNKKLDNGKVISGDTSSDAFKGNISFGVYDGNTNNFAKAINAYKKASVESFPTKYDDIIKEAAEKYSLPENLIKAVIKQESNYVPTAVSHKGAVGLMQIMPQTGVGLGVTDTEMLKDPYTNIMAGSRYLSQMLNRYDGRLDLSLSAYNAGPALVDRLQRIPNIEETQNYVKNIIGYIK from the coding sequence ATGATAGAGTCTGTACAAAGAATACATGCTAGAATAGGTGAGATTCAGGACACTTTTAATAAATTAGGTTTTGCTCCTATTAATACTCAGCTTCCTACTAAACCTTTTGCAGAGCATTTAAATGAGGCTATGGCTGAAAATAATACTGAAAACAAAATAAATAATATTGATGGTTCTATTATTAATGATACTAATAAAAAATTAGATAATGGAAAAGTAATTAGCGGAGATACTTCTTCTGATGCTTTTAAAGGAAATATATCTTTCGGTGTTTATGATGGTAATACAAATAATTTTGCTAAGGCTATAAATGCTTATAAAAAAGCTTCAGTAGAAAGTTTCCCTACTAAATATGATGATATAATTAAAGAGGCTGCTGAAAAATATTCTTTGCCTGAAAATTTGATAAAAGCAGTTATAAAGCAGGAATCAAATTATGTACCTACTGCTGTTAGTCATAAAGGTGCTGTTGGTTTGATGCAGATAATGCCGCAAACAGGTGTTGGATTAGGTGTTACTGATACAGAAATGCTTAAAGACCCATATACTAATATAATGGCTGGAAGCAGATATTTATCACAGATGTTAAACAGATATGATGGAAGACTTGATTTATCTTTGTCTGCTTATAATGCTGGACCTGCTTTGGTAGATAGATTACAGAGAATTCCTAATATAGAGGAAACTCAAAACTATGTTAAAAACATTATAGGATACATAAAGTAA
- a CDS encoding flagellar FliJ family protein has product MKKFDFKLEPLYKLRKNIEKQKQAEVAEVSALYNKERDGKDDCISKINDGIRIVDSMEDNNEMLTMSIYLGEYISALNSQIAIHEDNMAEISVELRKRQEVLQEASRQRRAVELLKEKKLLEYKKLMNKEEQAKLDEWKKEYVSSDAYEY; this is encoded by the coding sequence ATGAAGAAATTTGATTTTAAACTTGAGCCTTTATATAAACTTAGAAAGAATATAGAAAAGCAAAAACAAGCTGAAGTAGCTGAGGTTTCTGCCCTATATAATAAAGAAAGAGATGGAAAAGATGACTGCATTTCAAAAATCAATGATGGTATAAGAATCGTTGATAGTATGGAAGATAATAATGAAATGCTGACTATGAGTATTTATCTTGGAGAATATATAAGTGCTTTGAATTCTCAGATAGCTATTCATGAAGATAATATGGCTGAAATAAGTGTGGAACTTAGAAAAAGGCAGGAAGTTTTGCAGGAGGCTTCAAGGCAAAGAAGAGCTGTTGAACTTTTAAAAGAAAAGAAATTATTAGAATATAAAAAATTAATGAATAAAGAAGAACAAGCTAAGCTAGATGAATGGAAGAAGGAATATGTTTCTAGCGATGCTTATGAATATTGA